From the genome of Vicia villosa cultivar HV-30 ecotype Madison, WI linkage group LG2, Vvil1.0, whole genome shotgun sequence, one region includes:
- the LOC131653634 gene encoding uncharacterized protein LOC131653634, whose protein sequence is MWRDPGVSADSFYQTRPDCTDVPISRFKIKPGKTLSPRKWHAAFSQEGYLDIGKTLRRIYRGGVHPSIRGEVWEFLLGCYDPKSTFDERDQIRQRRRRQYATWKEECRQLFPLVGSGRFITSPVITDDGQPIPDPLVLPETNTANGLTVLPQDDNRLSSINSANNLENVTDKKLIQWMLTLHQIGLDVVRTDRTMVFYEKQENLSKLWDILVVYAWIDKEVGYGQGMSDLCSPMIILLDDEADAFWCFERLMRRLRGNFRCTGRTLGVEAQLSNLASITQVIDPKLHKHIEHIGGGDYVFAFRMLMVQFRREFSFCDSLYLWEMMWALEYDPHMFLMYEEAQTASEKAAGIKGKAKSIRQCGKYERENLKNGAKNTDTPLPISVFLVASVLKDKSTTLLHEARGLDDVVKILNDTTGNLDAKKACIEAMKLHKKYLKKAKKA, encoded by the exons ATGTGGAGAGATCCAGGAGTTTCAGCTGATTCTTTCTACCAAACTCGCCCTGATTGCACCGATGTGCCCATTTCTCGATTTAAGATCAAG CCTGGTAAGACACTAAGTCCGAGAAAATGGCATGCTGCGTTTTCGCAAGAAGGATATCTGGATATCGGCAAGACTTTGAGACGAATCTACCGAGGG GGAGTCCATCCATCAATTAGGGGAGAAGTTTGGGAATTTCTACTTGGTTGCTACGACCCGAAGAGTACATTTGACGAAAGAGATCAAATAAGACAGCGCCGAAG GAGGCAATATGCTACATGGAAAGAAGAATGTCGCCAATTGTTTCCTCTTGTTGGAAGTGGTAGATTTATCACATCACCTGTAATTACCGATGATGGCCAGCCGATTCCAGATCCATTGGTTTTGCCAGAAACCAACACAGCCAATGGATTAACTGTACTTCCTCAAGATGATAATAGGCTTTCAAGTATAAATTCTGCAAATAATTTAGAAAATGTGACAGACAAGAAACTGATCCAGTGGATGTTAACTCTCCATCAAATCG GTCTTGATGTGGTTCGCACTGATAGGACAATGGTTTTTTATGAGAAGCAAGAAAACTTGTCAAAGCTATGGGATATtcttgttgtttatgcttggatAGATAAAGAAGTTGGGTACGGTCAAG gaATGAGTGACCTATGCTCCCCAATGATAATTCTTCTTGATGACGAAGCAGACGCATTTTGGTGCTTTGAGCGTCTGATGCGCAGACTT CGAGGAAATTTCAGATGCACTGGTCGCACTCTTGGGGTGGAGGCTCAACTTAGTAATTTGGCTTCAATTACTCAAGTTATTGAtccaaaacttcataaacatATAG AACATATTGGTGGAGGTGACTATGTATTTGCTTTTCGGATGCTAATGGTTCAGTTTCGTCGAGAATTTTCCTTTTGTGATTCATTGTATCTATGGGAG ATGATGTGGGCTCTAGAATATGATCCTCACATGTTCTTGATGTATGAAGAAGCTCAAACAGCTTCAGAAAAAGCTGCGGGCATCAAAGGAAAAGCAAAGTCAATCCGACAATGTGGAAAATATGAGagagaaaatttgaaaaatggagCAAAGAATACCGATACTCCTCTTCCTATATCAGTTTTCCTTGTTGCCAGTGTGTTGAAAGATAAAAGTACAACACTACTCCATGAAGCGCGAGGCTTGGATGATGTTGTCAAG ATATTGAATGACACAACAGGAAATCTAGATGCCAAAAAGGCTTGTATCGAGGCTATGAAGcttcacaaaaaatatttgaaaaag GCCAAGAAAGCTTag
- the LOC131653635 gene encoding DDRGK domain-containing protein 1-like, whose amino-acid sequence MDELLVAILSMLFLAALIPLYLWKRHHDSRSSSSNEEPQQAPQRETVVRATATRRMRRRPAASGASTSSAQPATQQESADESDNEGAGDDYEAKASKKKEIKRQEREARRQAEEATRDSKQSKQDRYSEMRRLKDEEREAQERKLEEEAKAQKAKEEEAAAFEFEKWKGEFSVDDEGTLEEEQDKTEDLLANFVEYIKKHKCVPLEDLAAEFKLRTQECINRIASLESMGRLSGVMDDRGKFIYISQEEMKAVADYIKRQGRVSISHLASKSNQFIDLEPKTHYNEDISNMEEITVN is encoded by the exons ATGGATGAACTACTCGTAGCTATACTCTCGATGCTTTTTCTTGCAGCACTAATCCCTCTCTATCTATGGAAGCGCCATCACGATTCTCGATCTTCCTCTTCCAACGAAGAGCCTCAACAG GCTCCTCAGAGAGAAACCGTCGTTCGTGCCACCGCTACTCGCCGCATGCGGAGAAGACCGGCTGCATCTGGAGCTAGCACTTCGTCGGCTCAGCCTGCAACGCAACAAG AGTCTGCGGATGAAAGTGACAATGAAGGTGCTGGTGATGACTATGAGGCCAAAGcatcaaagaaaaaggaaatcaaAAGGCAAGAGAGGGAAGCTCGGCGGCAG GCTGAAGAAGCTACCCGAGATTCAAAGCAGTCAAAACAGGACCGTTATTCAGAAATGCGGAGGTTGAAGGATGAGGAGCGTGAGGCACAGGAGCGTAAGTTG GAAGAGGAAGCCAAAGCTCAAAAGGCTAAGGAAGAGGAAGCTGCTGCATTTGAATTTGAGAAGTGGAAAGGCGAATTTTCAGTTGATGATGAGGGTACACTTGAAGAGGAGCAGGATAAAACTGAAGACTTGCTTGCCAATTTTGTTGAGTATATAAAG AAGCACAAATGTGTTCCCTTAGAAGATCTTGCTGCAGAATTTAAATTGCGTACACAG GAATGTATCAATCGCATTGCATCTCTGGAAAGTATGG GCCGGCTTTCGGGTGTCATGGATGATAGGGGGAAATTCATTTACATCTCACAAGAAGAGATGAAAGCTGTTGCTGATTATATTAAGCGTCAAGGGAGGGTTAGCATTTCCCACTTAGCTAGTAAATCAAACCAGTTCATTGATTTAGAGCCAAAGACTCATTATAACGAGGACATAAGTAACATGGAGGAGATAACTGTCAACTGA
- the LOC131653633 gene encoding COBRA-like protein 10 has product MKFIKEAKTSSYKTFLLIFSLLFLLSGFDICHGQDDVAAPPPPVAELDNCDGIFLTYALTGREKEYPHVKNVTKQAWAFKAEVSLMNVGDEELKDWKMYIGFQHREILVSADGAVPVDSEDFPAEVGNGTTIAGNPMTDLKTAIETAGDYNQMAVRVKMSGTQFGLGASATPMPKTIKLMNDGFKCPQPGRRGSRMFVCCKKDPKVKAKLNKKTKFLPRRYGDLTISYDVLQAFHTSYYAQVTIDNNHPLGRLDHWNITWEWQKGEFINTLKGAYARIKDPSECLYGPAGRYYGDLDFSTVANCQKKPILSDLPTERAEDEKVGKIPWCCRNGTVLPPIMDKNKARSIFQLQVFKIPPDDNRTALTPPMKWHIDGVINPKYACGPPIRVDAQQFPDPSGLTAISTAVASWQVVCNITKPKPKENRCCVSFSAFYNESAIPCNTCACGGCDDTRKCNPNASPLLLPPDALLVPFENRTVKARAWAKLKHMRVPSKLPCGDNCPVSINWHVSSDHKEGWTARITLFNWENFGFDDWFAALKFDRSFEDFQDVYSFNGTRIPGIRTIFFQGLKGLNYLAGETNGTRAKDPRVPGKQQSVVSFHKKYTKEFNVVRDAFPSKVFFNGMECSLPPHRPAKGSGHKSSISIIAVIFTAFMTFLLTTDRFF; this is encoded by the exons atgAAATTTATTAAGGAAGCAAAGACTTCCTCGTATAAAACATTTCTCTTAATATTctcattgttgtttttgttgtccGGTTTCGATATCTGTCATGGACAAGATGATGTTGCAGCACCGCCACCGCCCGTGGCTGAACTCGACAACTGCGACGGAATATTTCTAACGTATGCTTTAACTGGAAGGGAGAAGGAATATCCGCACGTGAAAAACGTGACGAAACAAGCGTGGGCGTTTAAAGCCGAAGTGTCTTTGATGAATGTTGGAGATGAGGAACTTAAAGATTGGAAGATGTATATTGGGTTTCAGCATAGGGAGATTCTTGTTTCCGCGGATGGAGCTGTTCCGGTTGACTCGGAGGATTTTCCGGCCGAGGTAGGGAATGGGACTACAATTGCTGGAAATCCTATGACAGATTTGAAAACTGCCATTGAAACAGCTGGTGATTATAATCAAATGGCTGTTAGGGTTAAGATGAGTGGAACTCAGTTTGGACTTGGTGCAAGTGCTACTCCTATGCCTAAAACTATTAAGCTTATGAATGATGGCTTCAAATGCCCTCAACCTGGTCGTAGag GTTCAAGAATGTTTGTATGCTGCAAGAAGGACCCAAAAGTTAAAGCTAAACTGAATAAGAAAACAAAGTTCCTTCCCCGTCGCTATGGCGATCTAACCATATCTTACGATGTTCTTCAAGCCTTCCACACGAGCTACTACGCGCAAGTAACCATAGACAACAATCATCCATTAGGTCGTCTCGATCATTGGAACATAACATGGGAATGGCAAAAGGGAGAATTCATTAACACTCTAAAAGGTGCTTATGCTCGCATAAAAGACCCTTCGGAATGTTTATACGGTCCGGCCGGAAGATACTACGGTGACTTAGATTTCTCGACGGTTGCAAACTGTCAAAAGAAACCTATTCTCTCCGATCTTCCGACTGAAAGAGCAGAAGATGAAAAAGTTGGTAAAATACCTTGGTGTTGTAGGAATGGTACTGTTTTACCACCTATTATGGATAAGAACAAAGCAAGATCAATTTTTCAGTTGCAAGTTTTCAAAATACCACCTGATGATAACAGAACAGCACTTACACCACCAATGAAATGGCATATTGATGGAGTTATTAACCCTAAATACGCATGTGGACCACCAATTAGGGTTGATGCACAACAATTTCCTGATCCTAGTGGACTTACAGCAATTTCAACAGCTGTTGCAAGTTGGCAGGTAGTTTGCAACATTACGAAACCGAAGCCGAAAGAAAATCGGTGTTGCGTTTCGTTCTCGGCTTTCTATAACGAATCTGCTATCCCCTGTAACACATGTGCTTGTGGAGGTTGCGATGATACAAGGAAATGTAATCCTAACGCTTCGCCTTTACTTCTTCCACCTGACGCACTTCTCGTCCCTTTCGAGAACCGAACGGTAAAGGCACGCGCTTGGGCAAAACTCAAACACATGCGCGTTCCAAGTAAGTTACCTTGTGGAGATAATTGTCCTGTTAGTATTAACTGGCATGTAAGTTCAGATCATAAGGAGGGATGGACAGCTAGGATAACACTTTTCAATTGGGAGAATTTCGGCTTCGACGATTGGTTCGCCGCACTTAAGTTCGACAGGTCTTTCGAAGATTTTCAAGATGTTTATTCGTTTAACGGGACGAGAATTCCCGGTATCAGAACCATTTTCTTTCAAGGACTTAAAGGGTTGAATTACTTAGCAGGAGAAACTAATGGAACTCGCGCAAAAGATCCAAGGGTGCCCGGGAAACAACAATCAGTGGTTTCTTTTCACAAGAAATACACTAAAGAATTCAACGTCGTGCGCGACGCTTTTCCTTCTAAGGTGTTCTTCAATGGAATGGAATGTTCACTTCCTCCACATAGACCTGCTAAAGGTTCAGGACATAAATCTTCTATCAGCATCATTGCAGTCATTTTCACAGCATTTATGACATTCTTGCTCACAACAGATCGCTTTTTCTGA